The Corvus hawaiiensis isolate bCorHaw1 chromosome 2, bCorHaw1.pri.cur, whole genome shotgun sequence genome includes a window with the following:
- the NIPA2 gene encoding magnesium transporter NIPA2, producing MSQTRGRYDFCIGLVLAMSSSIFIGGSFILKKKGLLRLARKGSMRAGQGGHAYLKEWLWWAGLLSMGAGEVANFAAYAFAPATLVTPLGALSVLVSAILSSFFLNEKLNLHGKIGCLLSILGSTVMVIHAPQEEEVETLDEMSHKLGDPGFVVFATLVVIVSLILICVVGPRHGQTNILVYITICSVIGALSVSCVKGLGITIKELFAGKPVLKHPLSWILLLSLTVCVSTQINYLNRALDIFNTSIVTPIYYVIFTTSVLTCSAILFKEWQHMAADDIIGTFSGFLTIIVGIFLLHAFKDVNFTLANLPLSLRKDDRAANGTLLSTFDSFNDDEESSACLGEMQSTESLSARRNGSLSAF from the exons ATGAGCCAAACTCGTGGGAGGTATGACTTCTGTATTGGTCTGGTGTTGGCTATGAGTTCCAGCATTTTCATTGGAGGAAGTTTCATCCTGAAAAAGAAAGGTCTCCTCCGGTTAGCCAGGAAAGGCTCCATGAGAGCAG GTCAAGGTGGTCATGCATACCTTAAGGAATGGCTATGGTGGGCTGGACTTCTTTCAA TGGGAGCTGGCGAAGTAGCGAACTTTGCTGCCTATGCTTTTGCACCAGCTACATTAGTGACTCCTCTAGGAGCTCTCAGTGTTCTTGTAAG tgCCATTCTGTCAtccttctttttaaatgaaaaacttaatttacatggaaaaataGGGTGTTTGTTAAGTATACTGGGATCAACTGTGATGGTAATTCATGCTCCACAAGAGGAAGAAGTAGAAACTTTGGATGAAATGTCCCACAAACTAGGTGATCCAG GTTTTGTGGTCTTCGCAACGCTCGTTGTCATTGTGTCTTTAATTCTAATATGTGTGGTGGGACCTCGCCACGGACAGACCAACATTCTCGTGTACATAACAATTTGCTCTGTAATTGGAGCCTTATCAGTCTCCTGTGTAAAAGGTCTGGGCATCACTATAAAGGAACTTTTTGCAGGAAAACCAGTGCTGAAACATCCCTTGTCTTGGATTCTGCTGCTAAGCCTTACTGTCTGTGTGAGCACGCAGATCAACTATTTAAACAGGGCTCTGGATATATTCAACACTTCAATAGTGACTCCAATATATTATGTAATCTTTACAACATCTGTTTTAACTTGTTCTGCCATCCTTTTCAAGGAATGGCAACACATGGCGGCTGATGACATTATCGGCACCTTCAGTGGCTTCCTGACTATTATTGTGGGGATCTTTTTATTGCATGCCTTCAAAGATGTTAACTTCACCCTAGCAAACCTGCCCCTCTCTCTGCGGAAGGATGATAGAGCAGCAAATGGCACTTTGCTGAGCACATTTGACAGCTTTAATGATGATGAAGAAAGTTCTGCCTGCCTAGGTGAAATGCAATCCACTGAGAGTCTCTCAGCCAGGAGAAATGGAAGCCTGTCAGCCTTCTGA